One region of Rhodophyticola sp. CCM32 genomic DNA includes:
- a CDS encoding TetR/AcrR family transcriptional regulator encodes MDAAEQLFRERGFGKTSVDDVAVLAGLTRKTVYNHFENKELLGRKLIERVEAAPAALYQARLDADEPARAILSKVLSDSAQWCVANPGLAHLALAPEQRPTVEPPADRPSFQGLVRDVLRHGQKQSVVRSDKEASDLALFVLAIYSQAMLSALAETKPCIPDLDNLIALVFEGIA; translated from the coding sequence TTGGATGCGGCCGAGCAGTTGTTTCGTGAGCGCGGGTTCGGGAAAACATCGGTTGACGATGTTGCCGTTTTGGCCGGGCTGACCCGCAAAACGGTCTATAACCACTTTGAAAACAAGGAATTGCTCGGCAGGAAGCTGATTGAGCGTGTCGAAGCCGCACCTGCCGCTCTCTATCAGGCGCGTTTGGATGCAGATGAGCCTGCACGTGCCATCCTTTCCAAAGTTCTGAGCGACAGTGCGCAATGGTGTGTGGCCAATCCCGGCCTTGCGCATTTGGCTTTGGCACCCGAACAAAGGCCCACGGTTGAGCCGCCAGCAGACCGCCCGTCATTTCAAGGACTGGTTCGCGATGTCCTAAGGCACGGCCAAAAGCAGAGCGTTGTGCGCTCAGACAAAGAGGCCAGCGACTTGGCTCTGTTCGTTTTGGCAATCTATAGTCAGGCCATGCTCTCAGCGTTGGCAGAGACGAAACCCTGCATTCCCGATTTGGACAATTTGATCGCACTTGTCTTCGAGGGAATAGCTTAA